One window of Leifsonia sp. AK011 genomic DNA carries:
- a CDS encoding TrmH family RNA methyltransferase, producing MSAENPTPELTTHGVGPWQGELPDDPRYDPELLQRGDTRNVIDRYRYWTMEAIVADLDTRRHGFHVAIENWQHDLNIGSIVRTANAFLADTVHIIGRRRWNRRGAMVTDRYQHVLHHPEIADFVAWAREHDLPIVAVDNLEGSVPIERTELPERCILLFGQEGPGLTPEALASADLAVEITQYGSTRSINASAAAAIVMHTWVRQHAR from the coding sequence GTGAGTGCCGAGAACCCCACCCCCGAGCTCACCACGCACGGTGTCGGCCCGTGGCAGGGGGAGTTGCCGGATGATCCCCGCTACGACCCGGAACTGCTCCAGCGCGGCGACACTCGCAACGTGATCGACAGGTACCGCTACTGGACGATGGAGGCGATCGTCGCCGACCTCGACACGCGCCGCCACGGCTTCCATGTCGCGATCGAGAACTGGCAGCACGACCTCAACATCGGCTCGATCGTGCGCACGGCCAACGCGTTCCTCGCCGACACGGTGCACATCATCGGGCGTCGACGCTGGAACCGTCGCGGAGCGATGGTCACAGACCGCTACCAGCACGTTCTGCACCATCCCGAGATCGCCGACTTCGTCGCGTGGGCCCGCGAGCACGACCTGCCGATCGTGGCCGTCGACAACCTCGAGGGCAGCGTGCCGATCGAGCGCACCGAGCTGCCGGAACGCTGCATCCTGCTCTTCGGCCAGGAGGGTCCCGGGCTCACGCCCGAGGCGCTCGCCTCTGCGGACCTGGCGGTGGAGATCACCCAGTACGGCTCCACCCGGAGCATCAACGCCTCGGCGGCTGCCGCCATCGTGATGCACACGTGGGTGCGGCAGCACGCCCGGTAA
- a CDS encoding site-specific DNA-methyltransferase, whose amino-acid sequence MHERWHADGPNRVIHGDNLDVIRELPDASFRLIYLDPPFNTGRTQSRQSITTTRNPDGARTGFKGQQYDTVKGALYGYDDRFADYWEFLEPRLAEAWRLLDDRGTLYLHLDYREAHYAKVALDALFGRESFLNELIWAYDYGARATRKWPSKHDTILVYVKDPTQYYFDNAAVDREPYMAPGLVTPEKAALGKLPTDVWWHTIVSPMGKEKTGYATQKPEGVLRRIVQASSAPGDWVLDFFAGSGTTGAVAAALDRRFVLVDANPDAIGVMRSRLPEETQFIQGVRR is encoded by the coding sequence ATGCACGAGCGCTGGCACGCGGACGGCCCGAACCGCGTCATCCACGGCGACAACCTGGACGTGATCCGCGAACTGCCGGATGCCAGCTTCCGCCTGATCTACCTGGACCCGCCGTTCAACACCGGCCGCACCCAGTCGCGCCAGAGCATCACCACGACACGCAATCCCGACGGGGCACGGACCGGCTTCAAGGGCCAGCAGTACGACACCGTCAAGGGTGCGCTCTACGGCTACGACGACCGGTTCGCCGACTACTGGGAGTTCCTCGAGCCACGGCTCGCCGAAGCGTGGCGGCTGCTCGACGACAGGGGCACCCTCTACCTTCACCTCGACTACCGCGAGGCGCACTACGCGAAAGTCGCTCTTGACGCGCTGTTCGGTCGGGAGTCCTTCCTCAACGAGCTCATCTGGGCCTACGACTACGGTGCTCGTGCCACACGCAAGTGGCCCTCCAAGCACGACACGATCCTCGTCTATGTGAAGGATCCGACCCAGTACTACTTCGACAACGCCGCGGTCGATCGCGAGCCGTACATGGCCCCCGGCCTCGTCACGCCGGAGAAGGCGGCGCTCGGCAAACTCCCGACGGACGTGTGGTGGCACACCATCGTCTCCCCGATGGGCAAGGAGAAGACGGGGTATGCCACGCAGAAACCGGAGGGGGTGCTGCGGCGGATAGTCCAGGCATCCAGTGCGCCCGGCGACTGGGTGCTCGACTTCTTCGCCGGGAGCGGCACGACGGGTGCAGTGGCCGCAGCCCTCGACCGGCGTTTCGTGCTCGTTGACGCGAACCCCGACGCGATCGGCGTGATGCGCTCACGGCTGCCCGAGGAGACACAGTTCATCCAAGGGGTGCGCCGCTAG